The Balaenoptera acutorostrata chromosome 15, mBalAcu1.1, whole genome shotgun sequence genome contains a region encoding:
- the PCK1 gene encoding phosphoenolpyruvate carboxykinase, cytosolic [GTP]: protein MPPQLSDGLNYSAKVVQGTLDSLPQAVREFVESNAKLCRPDQIHICDGSEDENRQLLGHMEEEGVIKRLRKYDSCWLALTDPRDVARIESKTVIITQEQRDTVPIPKTGLSQLGRWMSEEDFEKAFNARFPGCMKGRTMYVIPFSMGPLGSPLSRIGIELTDSPYVVTSMRIMTRMGTPVLEALGDGEFVKCLHSVGCPLPLKKPLVNNWACNPEMTLIAHLPDRREIISFGSGYGGNSLLGKKCFALRMASRLAKEEGWLAEHMLILGITNPKGQKKYFAAAFPSACGKTNLAMMNPTLPGWKVECVGDDIAWMKFDRQGNLRAINPENGFFGVAPGTSVKTNPNAIKTIQKNTIFTNVAETSDGGVYWEGIDQPLASGIKLISWKGQEWDPKDEEPCAHPNSRFCTPASQCPIIDPDWESPDGVPIEAIIFGGRRPVGVPLVYEALSWQHGVFVGAAMRSEATAAAEHKGKVIMHDPFAMRPFFGYNFGQYLAHWLSMAQRPEAKLPKIFHVNWFRKDKAGRFLWPGFGENSRVLEWMFTRVGGEGGAKLTPIGYIPDEDALDLRGLGDVNVKELFHISKEFWEEEVEDIQKYLEEQVNADLPHEIESEVLALKQRISQM from the exons ATGCCTCCTCAGCTCTCAGACGGCCTCAACTACTCAGCCAAAGTCGTCCAGGGCACCCTGGACAGCCTGCCCCAGGCCGTGAGAGAGTTCGTGGAGAGCAACGCCAAGCTGTGCCGGCCCGACCAGATCCACATCTGCGACGGCTCCGAGGATGAGAACCGGCAGCTGCTGGGCCACATGGAGGAGGAGGGCGTGATCAAGAGGCTGCGGAAGTACGACAGCTG CTGGTTGGCTCTCACTGACCCCAGGGATGTGGCCAGAATTGAAAGCAAGACGGTCATCATTACTCAAGAGCAAAGAGATACGGTGCCCATCCCCAAAACCGGCCTCAGCCAACTGGGTCGCTGGATGTCCGAGGAGGATTTTGAGAAAGCGTTCAATGCCCGATTTCCAGGGTGCATGAAAG GTCGCACCATGTACGTCATCCCATTCAGCATGGGGCCCCTGGGCTCGCCTCTGTCCAGGATCGGCATTGAGCTGACAGACTCGCCCTACGTGGTGACCAGCATGCGCATCATGACGCGGATGGGCACGCCCGTCCTGGAGGCGCTGGGGGACGGGGAGTTCGTCAAGTGCCTCCATTCCGTGGGGTGCCCTTTGCCTTTAAAAA AGCCTTTGGTTAACAACTGGGCCTGCAACCCGGAGATGACACTCATCGCCCACCTGCCCGACCGCAGAGAAATCATCTCCTTCGGGAGCGGGTACGGCGGGAACTCGCTCCTTGGGAAGAAGTGCTTTGCTCTCAGGATGGCCAGCCGGCTGGCCAAGGAGGAGGGGTGGCTGGCAGAGCACATGCTG ATTCTGGGCATAACCAACCCCAAGGGCCAGAAGAAGTACTTCGCGGCTGCCTTTCCCAGCGCCTGCGGGAAGACCAACCTGGCCATGATGAACCCCACCCTCCCAGGGTGGAAAGTAGAGTGTGTGGGCGATGACATCGCCTGGATGAAATTTGACCGACAAG GTAACTTGCGGGCCATCAACCCAGAGAACGGGTTTTTTGGTGTCGCTCCTGGAACCTCTGTGAAGACAAACCCCAATGCCATCAAGACCATCCAGAAGAATACCATCTTCACCAATGTGGCCGAGACCAGCGATGGGGGCGTTTACTGGGAAGGCATTGACCAGCCGCTGGCCTCGGGCATCAAGCTCATTTCCTGGAAGGGCCAGGAGTGGGACCCCAAGGATG AGGAGCCTTGCGCCCACCCCAACTCGCGGTTCTGCACCCCTGCCAGCCAGTGCCCCATCATTGACCCTGACTGGGAGTCTCCGGACGGCGTGCCCATCGAGGCCATCATCTTCGGAGGGCGCCGACCTGTTG GCGTCCCTCTGGTCTATGAGGCTCTCAGCTGGCAGCATGGCGTGTTTGTGGGTGCGGCCATGAGATCGGAGGCCACGGCAGCGGCAGAACACAAGG GCAAAGTCATCATGCACGACCCCTTCGCCATGCGGCCCTTCTTCGGCTACAACTTCGGCCAGTACCTGGCGCACTGGCTCAGCATGGCCCAGCGCCCCGAGGCCAAGCTGCCCAAGATCTTCCACGTCAACTGGTTCCGCAAGGACAAGGCCGGCAGGTTCCTCTGGCCGGGCTTCGGCGAGAACTCCAGGGTGCTGGAGTGGATGTTCACCCGCGTTGGCGGGGAAGGGGGCGCCAAGCTCACGCCCATCGGCTACATCCCCGACGAGGACGCCCTGGACCTTCGGGGCCTGGGGGACGTCAACGTGAAGGAGCTCTTCCACATCTCCAAGGAGTTCTGGGAGGAGGAGGTAGAAGACATCCAGAAGTACCTGGAGGAACAGGTGAACGCCGACCTCCCCCACGAGATCGAGAGCGAGGTCCTGGCCCTGAAGCAAAGAATCAGCCAGATGTAA